In Akkermansia muciniphila ATCC BAA-835, the genomic stretch CATGAACAACCTGCTGTCAGCAAACATTTCCAACGCAACCGCCTGGGGGACCATTCTGGTCGTCGTCCTCGTCATCTTTCTGGTCATCTTTTTCGCCATCATCGCCAAATTCTTCAAGACATGGCTGCGCGCCCGTCTGGCGAAAGCGCCCGTCTCCATGAGCAACATGCTGGGGATGTGGCTCCGGAAAGTGCCCTATCCCCTGGTGGTGGACACCCGCATTACGGCCGCCAAGGCGGGCCTGGACATCAGCACGGATGAGCTGGAGGCCCACTTCCTGGCCGGCGGCGACATCGTGGACTGCGTGCTTGCCCTGATTGCGGCGGAGAAAGCCGGCATTCCGCTGAGCTACGACCGCGCCTGCGCCATTGACCTGGCCGTGAAAGGCACTTCCAAGACCGTGCTGGAAGCCGTGCGCACCTCCATCAATCCCCGAGTCATCGACTGCCCGAACCCCAGCTCCGGCCAAACGCGCCTGACGGCGGTGGCCCGTGACGGCATTGCAGTGGCGGTGCGCGCCCGCGTAACGGTGCGCACCAACCTGGATCTCTTCGTAGGGGGCGCCACGGAGGAAACGGTGGTCGCCCGCGTCGGGGAAGGCATCGTCTCCGCCGTGGGTTCTGCCCCCTCCTACAAGGATGTTCTGGAAAAACCGGAGGTGATCTCCCGTACCGTAAGCGACAAGGGGGTGGATGCCGCCACGGCGTTTGAAGTGCTTTCCATTGACATTGCGGATGTGGATGTAGCCGGCAATGTGGGCGCCCGCCTCCAGGCCGAGCAGGCGGAAGCGGACAAACAAATCGCCCAGGCCAAAGCGGAAGTCCGCCGCGCCGCCGCCGTAGCCACGGAACAGGAAATGGCTGCAAAAACGCAGGAAATGCGCGCCAAGGTGGTGGAAGCGGAAGCCCAGATTCCCATGGCCATGGCGGAAGCCTTCCGCAACGGCAATCTGGGAGTGCTGGACTACGCCCGTTACCAAAACGTGGTGGCTGACACCAAAATGAGAGATTCCATCGCTCAACCGGATACGCCTCCCTCTTCCATCAAATAAATAAATTCCCTGGTTTCCGGAAAGGCCTGCTTTTTCCGGAAACCTTTATCCTTTATGGATTTACTGGCATACATGCTCGCCTCCGGAGGCGATGACAATAGCCTGAAACTCTGGTTCTGGCTGATTGTCGGGGTGATTTTCCTCATCAAAAAAGCAATCGAATTGTTGAAACCGGATGAAAAGGATGAGGAACCGTCCGTTCCGGACACGGAGAACCATCATGAAAAACGCGTAAGGGAAGTCATTGCGGAAATGCGCCGGGCAACCCCGCAGCCACAGCAAACCCAACCTGCCGCACCGGCCCGCGCACCGCGGCCCTCAGCCCCTCCTGTAGAGCTTCCCTCCCCCGCCGTGGCCCGCAAACCGCAGCCGATCCCGGCGCCGGCGGCTGCACAACCCGAGGAAACAGCCCGGCAGACGGCGCAAAATGTACTGGAACGCTACGTAAAAGCTACGGAAGAAGCCCGGCAATCCATGCGCTCTCTTTCCGATGCGGAACAGGCGGCTCTGCAACGTTTGCAAAAGAGGGAGATGAAGGAACATCTGCCCGACCTTCTTCCGTCATCAGCCGCAGTGGAATCTCCTTCCCTGAAAAATTCCCTTCACCACCCCAAATCCCTGAAAGCGGCTATTCTTTATCAGGAAATCCTTGGGAAACCCAGAGCATTACGAAACGCATCCTTCAGCGGTGAATAAAGAATGGCCCTTCCCGGGCCATGTTCCGTTCAGCCGTCATGCTGCCCCCCCTCTTATTCATTCTCCCTTGCCTGAAAAGGTAAGCGGAGGTACCCTCCATCCCGCAATGACAGACACACCTTTGCAGATAGCCGGACGCCAGTTCACCTCCCGCCTGATGGTGGGAACGGGAAAATTTCCTTCCAATGAAAGCATGAAAGAAGCTCTGGAAGCCTCCGGCGCCCAAATTGTGACGGTGGCTCTGCGCCGGGCGGATCTGACGGGTTCCCACGATCCCGCCGCCAATATTCTGGATTTCATTGAGCCGGAAAAATACCTCCTTCTCCCCAACACCAGCGGAGCGACTACGGCAGAAGAAGCCGTACGCCTGGCGCGCCTGGCGGCAGCAGCCGGGTTGCCCAACTGGATCAAGCTGGAGATTCACCCGGACGCTCAGTACCTGATGCCGGACCCCATTGAAACGCTGAAAGCGGCGGAAATCCTGGTCAGGGAAGGCTTCACCGTGCTTCCCTACATTAACGCGGACCCCGTGCTCGCCAAACGCCTTCAGGAAGCCGGAGCGGCGGCCGTCATGCCTCTTGGCGCCCCCATCGGCACCAACAAGGGAGTGCTGACCCGGGAGTTGATTAACATCATCATTGAACAGGCTATTGTCCCCGTGGTGGTGGACGCGGGGCTGGGAGCGCCCAGCCACGCGGCGGAGGCTCTGGAAATGGGAGCGGATGCCGTGCTCGTCAATACGGCTATCGCCGCCTCCGGCTCTCCCTCCGCCATGGCGGAGGCGTTCGCCCTGGCATGCCGTGCCGGACGCATGGCTTATCTGTCCGGCCTTCCCGCCGTTTCCTCCAAAGCTACAGCCACCAGCCCCCTGACTTCCTTCCTGCATTAAAAGGCCGGGAAAAAGCCCCGGTTTTCTCCCGCACCCATGGGTCAAGAAACTCCGGGAACATTTTTCGCAATCTTCCTGCGTATTAGGAATTCCAGGATGAAGCAGGCGGCTACAAACAACACAATCAACGGAATCAGGTAAGGCTGGCTGAAGAACATCTGGTAAAAGAACGCCCCCAGAATAAACAGCATCAGAAGAAAGCCCAGGATGATAAGCAGCGCATTTCCCTGAGTCTCTTTCCGGAGCCGCCAATGGGCGACGAACACCGCCAGGTAGCTGATCAGAAAACAGGCCCCCGCCAAATTGGCGATGGCTACCAGGTTAAAGGCATTCGTCATCACCAGAATCCCCAGCAAAAGATAGAAAAAACCCTCCGTTCCGTGGCCCCAGAAAGGCTGTTTAAAAATAGCTCCCAGCTGGCCGTTGCGCGCCAGAGCCCGGGAAATGTCCAGCATGCTGAACATGGTGGCATTAATGGCTGATGCCGTGGCAATGAGAGCCGCTACGGATACGGCCATGAAGCCCCACATGCCCAAAACCGGATAGGCGGCCTGCGCTACGGCCGTTTCCGTATGGCTTTCCAGGGAAGTAGCGGGAACGTTGGACAGTACTACGTAGGAGAGTATCAGGTACAGGGCCAGCACAAGGCCAATAGCCATAAAAATGGCTCTTGGCAGCGTCCTGGAAGGATTTTTCAGATTGCCCGCCGTATTGGCCATCATTCCGTAGCCGGCAAATGCGAAAAATGTCAATCCCACGCTGCCCAGCAAACCGTCCAGCCCTTTCACCGGAATGGGATCCGCGCCCACAGGCACGGAAGAACCGAAGCTGGCAAGCATTAAAACCGTCAAAATCAATAATTTGAATGCCACCATGATTACTTCCGACTTTCCAACGGCCCTGGCTCCCCCCATATTCAATGCCCCCAGCAGCAAAATAGCCACGCTG encodes the following:
- a CDS encoding APC family permease, which codes for MYGKAPKEYLSLWSVIALGIGSMVGAGIFALMGQATLMAGKNVYWSFILGGVAALLSGYTYAKLGSRYPGSGGIMDYFNEAFSHKTLSGALTLIYLGTLVITVALVAKSFGAYASRLFLPDRAVTIYSTALFASVAILLLGALNMGGARAVGKSEVIMVAFKLLILTVLMLASFGSSVPVGADPIPVKGLDGLLGSVGLTFFAFAGYGMMANTAGNLKNPSRTLPRAIFMAIGLVLALYLILSYVVLSNVPATSLESHTETAVAQAAYPVLGMWGFMAVSVAALIATASAINATMFSMLDISRALARNGQLGAIFKQPFWGHGTEGFFYLLLGILVMTNAFNLVAIANLAGACFLISYLAVFVAHWRLRKETQGNALLIILGFLLMLFILGAFFYQMFFSQPYLIPLIVLFVAACFILEFLIRRKIAKNVPGVS
- a CDS encoding thiazole synthase, whose amino-acid sequence is MTDTPLQIAGRQFTSRLMVGTGKFPSNESMKEALEASGAQIVTVALRRADLTGSHDPAANILDFIEPEKYLLLPNTSGATTAEEAVRLARLAAAAGLPNWIKLEIHPDAQYLMPDPIETLKAAEILVREGFTVLPYINADPVLAKRLQEAGAAAVMPLGAPIGTNKGVLTRELINIIIEQAIVPVVVDAGLGAPSHAAEALEMGADAVLVNTAIAASGSPSAMAEAFALACRAGRMAYLSGLPAVSSKATATSPLTSFLH
- the floA gene encoding flotillin-like protein FloA (flotillin-like protein involved in membrane lipid rafts): MNNLLSANISNATAWGTILVVVLVIFLVIFFAIIAKFFKTWLRARLAKAPVSMSNMLGMWLRKVPYPLVVDTRITAAKAGLDISTDELEAHFLAGGDIVDCVLALIAAEKAGIPLSYDRACAIDLAVKGTSKTVLEAVRTSINPRVIDCPNPSSGQTRLTAVARDGIAVAVRARVTVRTNLDLFVGGATEETVVARVGEGIVSAVGSAPSYKDVLEKPEVISRTVSDKGVDAATAFEVLSIDIADVDVAGNVGARLQAEQAEADKQIAQAKAEVRRAAAVATEQEMAAKTQEMRAKVVEAEAQIPMAMAEAFRNGNLGVLDYARYQNVVADTKMRDSIAQPDTPPSSIK